A window of the Isosphaera pallida ATCC 43644 genome harbors these coding sequences:
- a CDS encoding ATP-dependent Clp protease ATP-binding subunit, producing the protein MFERFTERARKVLQLANQEAQRLNHEFIGTEHLLLGLVKEGSGVAANVLKNLDVDLKKIRIEVEKLVQPGPEVVTIGRLPQTPRAKKATEYAIEEARNFNHNYVGTEHLLLGLLREQEGVAAQVLINLNLKLEEVREEVLNLLGHGTDSGGGEGERASAKQGKSKTPALDSFGRDLTELARQGKLDPVIGRHNEIERVIQILSRRQKNNPVLLGEAGVGKTAIVEGLAQMIVDGNVPELLRDRRIVVLDLAMMVAGTKYRGQFEERIKAVMNEVRRAKNTVLFIDELHTLVGAGGAEGAIDASNVLKPALARGEIQCIGATTLDEYRKYIEKDSALDRRFQTILVEPPSRTEALEILRGLRDRYESHHRVQITDEALEAAIELSDRYISGKCLPDKAIDVIDEAGARVRLKAMTRPPDLKEIDEKIEQLNQDKEEAVANQDFERAASLRDQADRLRRKKEQATREWREKSREMDGTVDGEVVAEVVSKMTGIPLTRLEAEETSRLLKMEEELKAKVISQHEAIARISRAVRRSRAGVKNPRRPIGCFIFAGPTGVGKTHLAKSLAEFMFGNADSLIQIDMSEYMEKHNVSRLIGAPPGYVGYEEGGQLTEKIRRRPYSVVLLDEIEKAHPDVFNMLLQIMEEGRLTDSFGRHVDFKNTILIMTTNAGADVISSSTQFGFPGSTDALSSYEDMKKALMGAIEKQFRPEFLNRLDDVIVFHPLNRDDLKQIIEIEVGKVRGRLKDRGLELVLSDESKEFLIEKGFNTDYGARPLRRAIENFIEDPLSEEILRGTFKDVPSITAVVEGTDDDRRLKFLPTAEVAQPVPAGVVGPGDHGEGSEPAPVG; encoded by the coding sequence ATGTTTGAGCGTTTCACAGAACGCGCCCGCAAAGTGTTGCAACTGGCCAATCAGGAGGCGCAGCGGCTCAACCACGAATTCATCGGCACCGAACACCTGCTGCTAGGTCTGGTGAAGGAAGGCAGCGGCGTGGCCGCCAACGTCCTCAAGAACCTCGACGTCGATCTCAAGAAGATCCGCATCGAGGTTGAGAAATTGGTGCAACCCGGCCCCGAAGTGGTGACGATTGGCCGGTTGCCCCAAACCCCCCGCGCCAAGAAGGCGACCGAATACGCCATCGAAGAGGCCCGGAATTTCAATCACAACTACGTCGGAACAGAACACCTGCTACTGGGCCTCCTGCGCGAACAGGAAGGTGTGGCGGCTCAGGTTCTGATCAACCTGAATCTCAAGCTCGAGGAAGTGCGCGAGGAGGTACTCAACTTGCTTGGCCACGGCACCGACTCCGGCGGCGGCGAAGGCGAACGCGCCTCTGCCAAACAAGGCAAATCCAAAACTCCCGCGCTCGATTCCTTCGGCCGCGACCTGACCGAACTGGCCCGCCAAGGCAAACTCGATCCGGTGATCGGACGCCACAACGAGATCGAACGGGTGATTCAAATTCTGTCCCGCCGGCAGAAGAACAACCCGGTCCTGTTGGGCGAAGCCGGGGTCGGCAAGACCGCGATCGTTGAGGGTCTGGCCCAAATGATCGTGGACGGCAACGTGCCCGAACTGCTCCGCGACCGACGGATTGTGGTCCTTGACCTGGCGATGATGGTCGCCGGCACCAAGTACCGCGGTCAGTTCGAGGAACGGATCAAGGCGGTCATGAACGAGGTCCGGCGCGCCAAGAACACCGTGCTGTTCATCGATGAGCTGCACACCCTGGTCGGCGCGGGCGGAGCCGAAGGTGCCATCGACGCCTCCAACGTACTCAAACCCGCGCTGGCTCGCGGTGAGATTCAGTGCATCGGAGCCACCACCCTCGACGAGTACCGCAAGTACATTGAAAAGGATAGCGCCCTCGACCGCCGCTTCCAAACCATCCTGGTCGAACCCCCCAGCCGCACCGAAGCCCTGGAGATTCTTCGCGGTCTACGCGACCGCTACGAGTCGCACCATCGGGTTCAAATCACCGATGAAGCGCTGGAAGCCGCGATTGAGCTGTCGGACCGTTACATCTCAGGCAAGTGCTTGCCTGACAAGGCGATCGACGTGATCGACGAGGCCGGCGCGCGGGTCCGTCTCAAGGCGATGACTCGTCCCCCCGACCTCAAGGAGATCGACGAGAAGATCGAGCAACTCAACCAGGACAAGGAGGAGGCAGTCGCCAATCAGGACTTCGAACGCGCCGCTTCGCTCCGCGACCAGGCCGATCGCCTGCGCCGCAAGAAAGAGCAAGCCACCCGCGAATGGCGTGAGAAGTCGCGGGAGATGGACGGCACCGTGGATGGCGAGGTCGTCGCCGAAGTCGTCAGCAAGATGACCGGGATTCCTCTGACTCGTCTGGAGGCGGAGGAAACCTCGCGTCTGCTCAAGATGGAGGAAGAGCTCAAGGCCAAGGTGATCTCGCAGCATGAGGCGATCGCGCGGATCTCTCGGGCCGTGCGCCGCAGTCGCGCCGGCGTCAAGAACCCGCGTCGTCCGATCGGCTGCTTCATCTTCGCCGGTCCTACCGGGGTGGGCAAAACCCATCTGGCCAAGAGCCTGGCGGAGTTCATGTTCGGCAACGCCGACAGCCTCATCCAGATCGACATGTCGGAGTACATGGAAAAGCACAACGTCTCGCGGCTCATCGGCGCGCCTCCGGGCTACGTGGGCTACGAGGAGGGAGGCCAGCTGACCGAGAAAATTCGGCGGCGTCCCTATTCGGTGGTGCTGCTCGACGAAATCGAAAAGGCCCACCCCGACGTGTTCAACATGCTGCTCCAAATCATGGAGGAGGGCCGTCTGACCGACTCGTTCGGCCGGCACGTGGACTTCAAGAACACGATCCTGATCATGACCACCAACGCCGGAGCCGACGTTATTTCGAGCTCGACCCAGTTCGGCTTCCCCGGCTCGACCGACGCTCTGTCCTCTTACGAGGATATGAAGAAGGCGTTGATGGGAGCGATCGAGAAGCAGTTCCGTCCCGAATTCCTCAACCGCTTGGACGACGTGATCGTGTTCCACCCGCTCAACCGCGACGATCTCAAGCAGATCATCGAGATCGAGGTCGGCAAGGTGCGAGGACGGCTCAAAGATCGTGGTTTGGAACTAGTGTTGTCCGACGAGTCGAAGGAATTTTTGATCGAGAAGGGCTTCAACACCGACTACGGAGCGCGTCCTCTGCGCCGGGCGATCGAAAACTTCATCGAAGACCCGCTCTCCGAGGAGATTCTCCGCGGCACCTTCAAGGATGTGCCGTCGATCACGGCCGTGGTGGAAGGGACCGACGACGATCGTCGCCTCAAATTCTTGCCCACGGCCGAGGTCGCTCAACCAGTTCCCGCCGGCGTTGTCGGTCCCGGCGACCATGGCGAGGGTTCCGAACCGGCCCCGGTCGGCTGA
- a CDS encoding right-handed parallel beta-helix repeat-containing protein — MISTEPICANPDCRAPLGRTDLAWGRCARCGTLLSRDLVRSLYDGVSTPPPPTADAKVAAPPAAPPSAPAAPSGTAAPPTSPPPNNGPGWSDEILTGMVTRPEGVHVGGGRHGRPRTLTGPQAKTRMFGKYHIERKLSESSTAKVYRAVDTVLRRVVALKVLQLTDPASIKRFRREAQTAARIDHPNFCQIYEIGEHQGIHFLALEYLEGKTLASLLENNPRPFSLRESLALVRRLALAMAVAHERDVIHRDLKPANIMIDPLGAPIIIDFGMAKVFDLNLTQLTKFGTPFGTPCYMPPEQVYGDLNAIGPAVDIYALGVILFELLAGRRPYVGESQFAIFAQITSDAPPPLLTTYRPGLDPRIEAICRRAMAKPIASRYGSMIELAADLDDLLRSFETEEAARVADPAWIVPDPIKPKSRPFVEPKDNRPVTRTVSPSGEGDYTSLLHALRQVPERSRLYLRPGQYRERPILDKPVELVGDGPTGSVSLAGVVLDSDHVTLRRLHFRASTGLEESRPGGVVEVRKGQVRIEECLIEGGGKRVGLLVRGPEANPVVTSCRIEGRDQVGVLVHLHGRGLFEEVEIHGGRLAGIVVGEGAAPTFRRCVVSDHGGPGLFVRADGAGLFEECQFHGNAKAQVMLGDDASPTIVRCGIGPGPDSGVFAHGRARGLIEECTVADLEKIGLVIIEQANPHLVRSAILRCREGGVVATHAAGLLEDCEIAYHCGPNLKIKRDATTRIVGCRIYSSGDCGVSLSARTQAVLEDCELFEHIGPGVMIWRSANPQLLRCRIHHNASAGVRVFDHAQGQLEHCSIDANQGPGLDLDYHANPLVRSCRIHGNAEHAVLIRNHSSGRFEKNDLTGNRGSLLGRLFGFRRSRGVWKIGRGCHPQLEGNFE; from the coding sequence ATGATTTCGACCGAACCGATTTGCGCCAATCCGGATTGCCGAGCGCCGTTGGGTCGAACTGATCTCGCCTGGGGGCGTTGCGCGCGTTGCGGGACCCTGTTGTCGCGCGATCTAGTTCGAAGCCTTTACGACGGCGTCTCCACTCCGCCTCCGCCAACCGCCGACGCCAAGGTCGCCGCGCCCCCGGCGGCTCCTCCTTCGGCTCCCGCGGCCCCCTCAGGAACCGCGGCCCCCCCAACCTCGCCTCCCCCCAACAACGGCCCGGGTTGGAGCGACGAGATCCTTACCGGAATGGTGACTCGTCCCGAAGGGGTCCATGTGGGGGGAGGGCGTCACGGACGCCCCCGAACCTTGACCGGGCCCCAAGCCAAAACCCGGATGTTCGGCAAGTATCACATCGAACGCAAGCTCAGCGAAAGCTCCACCGCCAAGGTCTATCGCGCGGTGGACACCGTGCTGAGACGGGTCGTCGCGCTGAAGGTGCTTCAACTGACCGATCCGGCCTCCATCAAACGGTTCCGCCGCGAAGCGCAAACTGCTGCCCGGATCGATCACCCTAACTTCTGCCAAATCTACGAGATCGGCGAACACCAGGGAATTCACTTCCTAGCGCTTGAATATCTCGAAGGCAAAACCTTGGCCTCGCTGCTGGAGAACAACCCCCGTCCCTTCTCGCTCCGCGAGAGTCTGGCGTTGGTGCGTCGTTTGGCACTGGCAATGGCGGTCGCTCACGAGCGGGACGTGATTCACCGCGACCTCAAGCCCGCCAACATCATGATCGATCCTCTCGGCGCGCCAATCATCATCGATTTCGGCATGGCCAAAGTCTTCGACCTCAATCTGACACAGTTGACCAAGTTCGGCACACCGTTCGGCACGCCGTGTTACATGCCACCGGAACAAGTGTATGGCGACCTCAACGCGATTGGTCCCGCGGTGGACATCTACGCCCTTGGGGTGATCCTGTTTGAGTTGCTGGCTGGTCGTCGTCCTTACGTGGGTGAAAGCCAATTTGCCATCTTCGCTCAGATCACCAGTGACGCCCCACCGCCGCTGTTGACGACCTACCGTCCGGGGTTGGATCCCCGTATCGAAGCGATTTGCCGCCGGGCGATGGCCAAACCCATCGCGTCGCGTTACGGCTCGATGATCGAGTTGGCCGCCGACTTGGACGATCTCCTGAGAAGTTTCGAGACCGAGGAGGCCGCACGCGTGGCCGATCCGGCATGGATCGTTCCGGACCCGATCAAGCCGAAAAGCCGGCCTTTCGTCGAGCCCAAAGACAACCGCCCGGTAACGCGAACCGTCTCGCCCAGTGGCGAGGGGGATTACACCAGTCTGCTCCATGCGCTTCGTCAAGTTCCCGAACGCTCGCGGCTTTATCTCAGACCGGGTCAATACCGCGAGCGTCCCATCCTGGACAAGCCGGTGGAACTGGTGGGCGATGGCCCAACCGGGTCGGTAAGTCTGGCCGGAGTGGTGCTGGACAGCGACCATGTGACCCTGCGGCGTCTCCACTTTAGAGCGTCCACCGGCTTGGAGGAATCGCGTCCCGGCGGCGTCGTGGAGGTACGCAAGGGCCAGGTTCGTATCGAGGAGTGTCTGATTGAGGGCGGGGGCAAACGGGTGGGGCTGCTGGTGCGAGGACCGGAGGCCAACCCCGTCGTGACCTCGTGTCGAATCGAAGGCCGGGACCAAGTCGGGGTGTTGGTCCACCTTCATGGTCGGGGCCTGTTCGAGGAGGTCGAAATCCACGGCGGACGCTTGGCCGGCATCGTGGTGGGGGAAGGCGCGGCACCAACTTTCCGCCGCTGCGTCGTCTCCGACCATGGTGGCCCCGGCCTCTTCGTCCGAGCCGATGGCGCAGGTCTGTTCGAGGAATGCCAGTTCCACGGCAACGCCAAAGCCCAGGTCATGCTGGGCGACGACGCCTCGCCAACGATTGTACGCTGTGGAATCGGTCCGGGACCGGATTCGGGCGTCTTCGCCCACGGCCGCGCTCGTGGCCTGATTGAAGAATGCACCGTAGCCGACCTGGAGAAGATCGGCTTGGTGATCATCGAACAGGCCAATCCGCATTTGGTCCGCTCGGCAATCCTCCGCTGCCGCGAAGGCGGAGTGGTGGCCACCCACGCCGCTGGTCTGCTCGAAGACTGCGAGATCGCCTACCACTGCGGCCCTAACCTCAAAATCAAGCGGGACGCCACGACCCGGATCGTCGGGTGCCGGATCTACTCTAGCGGCGACTGCGGCGTTAGCCTCTCGGCAAGGACCCAGGCCGTCTTGGAGGATTGTGAGCTTTTCGAACACATCGGTCCGGGCGTCATGATCTGGCGTTCGGCCAACCCCCAGTTGCTTCGGTGTCGGATCCACCACAACGCCTCGGCCGGGGTGCGCGTCTTCGACCACGCCCAAGGACAACTCGAACACTGCTCGATTGACGCAAACCAGGGACCGGGACTCGATCTGGACTACCACGCCAACCCGTTGGTGCGGAGCTGTCGGATTCACGGCAACGCCGAACACGCCGTTCTCATACGCAACCACTCTTCGGGACGGTTCGAGAAAAACGACCTCACCGGCAACCGTGGCAGCCTGCTCGGCCGCTTGTTTGGGTTTCGACGCTCGAGAGGAGTCTGGAAAATTGGGCGGGGATGCCACCCCCAGCTTGAGGGAAACTTCGAATAA
- a CDS encoding SDR family NAD(P)-dependent oxidoreductase: protein MGGRGTVLVTGAAGFIGSHLVERLARDGHRVRAFIRYNGRDDRGCLEWLEPDVLAQVEVVRGDLKDPEAVRRAVRGCSRVFHLGALIAIPYSYENPLDVIQTNVEGTAHVLNACRDSDSLDRVVLTSTSEVYGTAQRVPIDESHPLVGQSPYAASKIGSDALGIAYHRSFGTPVTILRPFNTFGPRQSTRAIVPTILSQALVGSTLRLGSLAPRRDLTEVSDTVAGFVGIAECDEALGRVVNIGRGSDVSIGELVELTGQVLGRRLSVETDPQRLRPATSEVGRLLADASLARRLFGWEPRVSLEEGLRRVADHLRAHPTRRVGHYAT from the coding sequence ATGGGTGGGCGCGGCACGGTTTTGGTCACCGGCGCGGCCGGTTTCATCGGTAGCCACTTGGTGGAACGCTTGGCGCGCGACGGCCACCGGGTTCGCGCCTTCATCCGCTACAATGGGCGCGACGACCGCGGCTGCTTGGAGTGGCTCGAACCCGACGTGCTGGCTCAGGTCGAGGTGGTTCGGGGCGATCTCAAAGACCCCGAGGCGGTGCGTCGAGCCGTGAGGGGTTGCAGTCGGGTGTTCCACCTCGGCGCGCTGATTGCTATCCCCTACTCGTATGAAAACCCGCTCGACGTGATCCAAACCAACGTCGAGGGCACTGCCCACGTCCTCAACGCCTGCCGCGACTCCGACAGCTTGGATCGGGTTGTGTTGACCTCGACTTCAGAGGTGTACGGCACGGCGCAACGGGTTCCGATCGACGAAAGCCATCCCCTGGTCGGTCAGTCGCCCTACGCTGCCAGCAAGATCGGCTCCGATGCGTTGGGGATCGCCTACCACCGCTCGTTTGGAACGCCGGTGACGATCCTCCGTCCCTTCAACACCTTCGGTCCCCGTCAATCGACCCGCGCGATTGTTCCGACGATTCTGAGTCAGGCGCTCGTTGGTTCGACCCTGAGGCTGGGCAGTTTGGCCCCGAGGCGCGACCTGACCGAAGTGAGCGACACGGTTGCCGGGTTTGTGGGGATCGCCGAATGCGACGAGGCGCTGGGGAGGGTCGTCAACATTGGTCGTGGCTCGGATGTCTCGATCGGCGAGTTGGTCGAGCTGACCGGGCAGGTGTTGGGTCGTCGGCTGTCGGTGGAGACCGACCCTCAACGTCTGCGTCCCGCCACCAGCGAGGTGGGCCGCCTGTTGGCCGACGCTAGCCTCGCTCGACGCCTCTTTGGCTGGGAACCCCGCGTGAGCCTGGAAGAGGGATTGCGGCGAGTCGCCGACCACCTGCGCGCTCATCCCACCCGCCGAGTCGGTCACTACGCCACCTGA
- a CDS encoding YfaP family protein, whose protein sequence is MSGSEDPSSSSSTAGNPQLKTVGPFAFWDSYFKTHAETPEQVGEKVALLRKESKFDHIEAILWNYLKHHPREAKSWMYQGLAVAMDINRRDPAKVKTALSYAADLALASEDVAAMVMVAELMYARGIRNDETIIRLIDTARTKGPLLAAPKLMSLTLAVETLDPERMVATVEELLSVGWPLVDEAIRKKAREKAEALAEQLDKAGSSDAAHRVRSRLARSEARDLVIRLTWDGDADLDLIVEEPDGGQATMLTPCTILGGSILNNGYGKNPEEFYVCPRAVPGRYRIKLDQIYNNPNNLATRATLEIIHNEGLPTERKSTVVVELVADGTTKPKPVEVVVRPEEGRRTQLLPYAGLLAEQQKFAETLLKTLAAPGSEPPKKEDK, encoded by the coding sequence TTGAGCGGCTCGGAGGACCCATCCTCCTCATCCTCGACCGCGGGCAACCCCCAATTGAAGACAGTTGGACCATTCGCCTTCTGGGACAGCTACTTCAAAACGCATGCCGAGACCCCCGAGCAAGTCGGCGAAAAAGTGGCGTTGCTCCGAAAAGAGTCTAAATTTGATCATATTGAAGCTATCCTGTGGAACTATCTCAAACATCATCCCCGCGAAGCCAAATCCTGGATGTATCAAGGTCTGGCGGTGGCGATGGACATCAACCGCCGCGATCCGGCCAAGGTCAAAACGGCGTTGAGCTACGCAGCCGATTTGGCGTTGGCGTCAGAGGACGTGGCCGCAATGGTGATGGTGGCGGAACTGATGTACGCCCGGGGCATACGCAACGACGAGACGATCATTCGTTTGATCGATACCGCTCGGACTAAGGGGCCGTTGTTGGCTGCTCCCAAACTGATGTCCCTGACTTTGGCGGTGGAGACGTTGGATCCCGAACGAATGGTCGCCACTGTGGAGGAGTTGCTGAGTGTGGGGTGGCCGCTGGTTGACGAGGCGATTCGCAAAAAGGCCCGCGAGAAGGCCGAAGCGCTCGCCGAGCAGTTGGACAAAGCGGGTTCGTCGGACGCTGCCCATCGCGTGCGTTCCCGTCTGGCGCGCTCCGAGGCCCGCGACCTGGTGATCCGCCTGACCTGGGATGGCGACGCCGACCTCGATTTGATTGTCGAAGAGCCTGACGGGGGCCAGGCTACGATGTTGACGCCCTGCACCATCTTGGGAGGGTCGATCCTCAACAATGGGTATGGCAAGAATCCCGAGGAGTTTTACGTCTGTCCCCGAGCCGTGCCGGGGCGATATCGGATCAAGCTCGACCAGATTTACAACAATCCTAACAATCTCGCCACCCGCGCCACGCTGGAGATCATCCATAACGAGGGATTGCCGACCGAACGGAAATCGACTGTCGTGGTCGAACTCGTCGCCGATGGAACCACCAAGCCCAAACCGGTCGAGGTCGTGGTTCGTCCCGAAGAAGGACGCCGCACCCAACTCCTCCCTTACGCGGGACTCTTAGCCGAGCAGCAAAAGTTCGCCGAAACCCTTCTCAAGACCCTCGCCGCGCCGGGTTCCGAACCGCCCAAAAAGGAAGACAAATGA
- a CDS encoding phosphatidate cytidylyltransferase codes for MLKARLAMGSALVLILGLILTADTYGPSWSPGWMLLCLLGSTAGAVELTAMLQATGLRPSRLTAHLGTATVVLSIFLGRAAALSTEETAFISTKASPPDPLPLLAWPMTALALVILATFLRLSLCFRSRETGATVADLAGTVFVVGYLGGLGSFVAAIRWLDQPQAGWLPLLLLVVASKGSDTGAYTFGRLAGRRKLWPSLSPNKTVEGAVGGLAVGLGLTLLTAGPLASALGWTTLTIIEATTFGVVVSIFAQLGDLMESMLKRDCLTKDASKVLPGFGGVLDVLDSTLFAAPVAFLTLRFFLIS; via the coding sequence ATGCTCAAAGCGCGACTGGCAATGGGTTCGGCCTTGGTGCTGATCCTGGGGCTGATCCTGACGGCCGATACCTATGGGCCATCCTGGTCGCCGGGATGGATGTTGCTCTGTCTCCTGGGTTCGACCGCCGGAGCCGTCGAACTGACCGCGATGCTGCAAGCGACGGGTCTACGGCCTTCGCGTTTGACCGCCCACTTGGGAACCGCCACGGTCGTCCTGAGCATCTTCCTGGGCCGCGCCGCGGCACTCTCGACGGAGGAGACGGCCTTCATCTCGACCAAGGCCAGCCCTCCAGATCCACTGCCCCTTCTCGCCTGGCCGATGACCGCCTTGGCCCTGGTGATCCTCGCGACCTTCCTTCGGCTAAGCCTCTGCTTTCGAAGCCGCGAGACCGGAGCGACCGTCGCCGACTTGGCCGGAACCGTTTTCGTGGTCGGCTATCTTGGTGGTCTGGGGTCGTTCGTGGCGGCAATCCGCTGGCTCGATCAACCTCAGGCGGGATGGCTGCCGTTGCTCTTACTGGTCGTCGCCTCCAAAGGCTCCGACACCGGCGCGTACACCTTTGGACGCCTGGCCGGCCGTCGCAAACTTTGGCCCTCCCTCAGCCCCAACAAAACGGTGGAAGGGGCGGTCGGTGGTCTGGCTGTGGGTCTGGGATTGACCCTGTTGACCGCTGGCCCTTTAGCCTCGGCCCTAGGCTGGACCACCCTCACGATCATCGAGGCCACCACGTTTGGAGTCGTGGTCTCGATCTTCGCCCAACTCGGCGACTTGATGGAGTCCATGCTCAAACGCGACTGCCTCACCAAGGACGCCTCCAAGGTCCTGCCAGGCTTCGGAGGCGTGTTGGACGTGTTAGACTCGACCCTCTTCGCCGCGCCGGTGGCCTTTCTCACCCTTCGCTTCTTCTTGATCTCCTAA
- a CDS encoding isoprenyl transferase: protein MVASEGLERLNRLGLDPSQLPRHIAIIMDGNGRWAQRRGLPRVMGHRRGVASVRAVVEEGCRLGLDQLTLYCLSVENWKRPAREVQALMKLFRRFLITEREELARQRIRLTMIGDRQGLPSAVLDELDKTLELTAANEGLTLCLAVNYGGRQEIVEAARRLARAVEQGRLAPEEIDAAQFEGQLFTRGMRDPDLLIRTAGEMRVSNFLLWQMSYAELHVTPTLWPDFRADDLDRALVDYARRQRKFGGLVDTPSPVQSAVTLSQADSNTTSGSPSSDDEQDAHGLAGLADPAAASPAPTPTTSWF, encoded by the coding sequence ATGGTTGCGTCGGAAGGATTAGAACGCTTGAATCGCTTGGGGCTGGACCCCTCTCAGCTGCCGCGGCACATCGCCATTATCATGGATGGCAACGGCCGCTGGGCGCAGCGTCGGGGTCTGCCCCGCGTGATGGGCCATCGTCGAGGGGTGGCCTCCGTCCGTGCGGTGGTCGAGGAAGGGTGTCGGTTGGGTCTGGACCAACTCACGCTTTACTGTCTCTCAGTCGAGAACTGGAAGCGTCCCGCCCGCGAGGTGCAAGCCTTGATGAAGCTGTTCCGTCGGTTCCTGATCACCGAGCGCGAGGAACTGGCGCGTCAACGGATCCGCTTGACCATGATCGGCGATCGTCAAGGTCTGCCGTCCGCAGTCCTAGATGAACTGGACAAAACCCTGGAACTCACCGCGGCGAACGAGGGTCTGACCCTCTGCCTAGCAGTCAACTACGGAGGACGTCAGGAAATCGTCGAGGCCGCCCGGCGACTGGCTCGCGCCGTCGAACAAGGCCGCCTCGCCCCCGAGGAGATCGACGCGGCCCAGTTCGAAGGGCAACTCTTCACCCGAGGCATGCGGGACCCAGACCTCCTGATCCGAACCGCCGGCGAGATGAGAGTGAGTAACTTCTTACTCTGGCAAATGTCCTACGCCGAACTGCACGTCACCCCCACCCTTTGGCCCGACTTTCGCGCCGACGACCTAGACCGCGCTCTGGTCGATTACGCCCGCCGTCAACGCAAGTTTGGCGGTTTAGTGGACACCCCGTCCCCTGTTCAATCGGCTGTGACCCTCTCCCAAGCCGACTCCAACACAACCTCCGGTTCACCCTCCTCCGACGACGAGCAGGACGCCCACGGGTTGGCAGGCTTGGCCGACCCCGCGGCGGCGTCGCCCGCCCCTACGCCAACGACCTCCTGGTTTTGA
- a CDS encoding adenylosuccinate synthase: protein MVGLQWGDEAKGKLVDLLADHHDVVVRYQGGANAGHTIVANGVTYKLSLVPTGVIRPEVTCVVGNGVVIDPEALWREIDTLSRQNIALDGRLWISDRAHLILPWHLEEERLTEGTAAATALEAIGTTRRGIGPCYRDKAGRAFALRMADLVDDPQRFRALLARIVPHKNRLLQTFLDDFTPFDAEEIAHRYLQHAERLRPFLTDTVEWLHQARQQGRRLLFEGAQGAMLDVDHGSYPYVTGSNAACGLASGSGVPAQTVRRWIGVVKAYSTRVGGGPFPTELTNELGQRIREVGREYGTVTGRPRRCGWFDAVMVRRAARIVGVNELAVMLLDVLSGLPSVNVAVAYEDDSGRRLTAPPANPDRLAACRPIYQTLPGWTEDLTGVRSWSDLPQAARGYVEFLAEAIDVPVTFVSVGPDRLQTIYKDTDQTR, encoded by the coding sequence GTGGTGGGGCTGCAATGGGGCGACGAGGCCAAAGGAAAGCTGGTGGATCTACTGGCCGACCATCACGACGTGGTGGTGCGTTACCAGGGGGGAGCCAACGCCGGCCACACCATCGTCGCCAATGGCGTCACGTACAAACTCTCGTTGGTGCCGACCGGCGTGATCCGTCCCGAGGTGACCTGTGTGGTCGGCAACGGTGTGGTGATTGACCCCGAGGCGCTGTGGCGTGAAATCGACACCCTGAGCCGTCAAAACATTGCGTTGGATGGACGGTTGTGGATCTCCGACCGAGCCCACCTGATCCTCCCTTGGCATCTCGAAGAAGAACGGCTCACCGAGGGAACGGCGGCGGCAACGGCTTTGGAAGCGATCGGCACGACCCGTCGCGGGATCGGGCCGTGTTATCGGGACAAGGCGGGGCGCGCGTTCGCCCTCCGAATGGCCGACCTGGTGGACGATCCTCAGCGTTTCCGCGCGCTGCTGGCTCGAATCGTCCCCCACAAGAATCGCCTGCTCCAAACCTTTCTGGACGACTTCACCCCATTCGACGCGGAGGAGATCGCCCATCGTTACCTGCAACATGCCGAGCGGTTGCGGCCGTTTTTGACTGACACGGTCGAATGGCTGCATCAGGCCCGTCAACAAGGACGACGTCTCCTCTTTGAAGGCGCACAAGGGGCGATGCTGGATGTGGATCACGGCAGCTATCCCTACGTCACCGGCTCCAACGCCGCCTGCGGGCTGGCGTCAGGTTCGGGGGTGCCCGCGCAGACGGTCCGCCGCTGGATTGGAGTGGTCAAAGCCTACTCGACCCGGGTCGGCGGCGGTCCCTTCCCGACCGAGTTGACTAACGAGCTGGGCCAACGCATCCGCGAGGTGGGCCGGGAGTACGGCACCGTCACCGGACGCCCCCGCCGCTGCGGCTGGTTCGACGCGGTGATGGTTCGTCGCGCTGCCCGGATTGTCGGCGTCAACGAACTGGCGGTGATGCTCTTGGATGTCTTGAGCGGTCTTCCTTCCGTCAACGTGGCGGTTGCCTACGAGGACGACTCGGGCCGCCGTCTGACCGCGCCACCGGCCAATCCGGATCGCCTGGCCGCATGTCGTCCGATTTATCAGACACTGCCGGGATGGACGGAGGATCTCACTGGAGTTCGTTCCTGGTCCGATCTGCCCCAAGCGGCCCGCGGCTACGTCGAATTTTTGGCCGAGGCCATTGACGTCCCGGTCACGTTCGTCTCCGTCGGCCCCGACCGGCTTCAAACCATCTACAAGGACACGGATCAAACTCGTTGA